A region from the Canis lupus dingo isolate Sandy chromosome 9, ASM325472v2, whole genome shotgun sequence genome encodes:
- the LOC112655416 gene encoding ATP synthase F(0) complex subunit C2, mitochondrial-like, whose amino-acid sequence MYACAKFVSTSLVRSTSQLLSRSLSAVVLKPPETLTDESLSSLAAPCPLTSLIPSRSFRTSAISRDVDTAAKFIGAGTAPVRVAGSGAGIGTVFGSLIIGYARNPSLKQQLFSHAILGFALSEAMGLFCLMLASLILFAM is encoded by the coding sequence ATGTACGCCTGTGCAAAGTTCGTCTCCACCTCCTTGGTCCGGAGCACCTCTCAGCTGTTGAGCCGATCACTGTCTGCAGTGGTGCTAAAACCACCGGAGACACTGACAGATGAGAGCCTCAGCAGCTTGGCAGCCCCATGTCCCCTGACCTCACTTATTCCTAGCCGCAGCTTCCGAACCAGCGCCATTTCAAGGGACGTTGACACAGCAGCCAAGTTCATTGGGGCTGGGACTGCCCCTGTACGGgtggctggctctggggctggaatTGGGACTGTGTTTGGGAGCCTCATCATTGGTTATGCCAGGAATCCCTCTCTGAAGCAACAGCTCTTCTCCCACGCCATTCTGGGCTTTGCCCTCTCAGAGGCCATGGGACTCTTTTGCCTGATGCTGGCCTCTCTCATCCTCTTCGCCATGTGA